A genomic segment from Clostridium fungisolvens encodes:
- a CDS encoding DUF4291 domain-containing protein has protein sequence MNQLQKEEIIHKERRILATYDETTIRIYQAYNNRIADEALSLGKFGSSFKMDRMTWIKTSFLWMMYRSGWGTKIDQERILAIDITREGFDNIILNAVLSTYNEKVYCTHHEWKDKLNFSLVRCQWDPDRDIYGNAVERRAIQLGIKGLMVNVYVDKWIEKITDITEDVKKLKELKDNNTLDIGLLPNEKEYHVDENVRHILGMR, from the coding sequence ATGAATCAATTACAGAAAGAAGAAATAATTCATAAGGAGAGAAGAATATTAGCAACTTATGATGAAACTACAATTAGAATATACCAAGCCTATAATAATAGAATTGCTGATGAAGCGTTAAGCCTGGGTAAGTTTGGAAGTTCATTCAAAATGGATAGAATGACATGGATAAAGACATCATTCCTTTGGATGATGTATAGGTCAGGATGGGGAACAAAAATTGACCAAGAAAGAATTTTAGCAATAGATATAACGAGAGAAGGTTTTGATAATATTATTTTAAATGCAGTATTATCTACGTATAATGAAAAAGTTTATTGTACACATCATGAGTGGAAGGATAAGTTAAACTTTTCATTAGTTAGATGTCAATGGGACCCCGACAGGGACATATATGGTAATGCTGTTGAAAGAAGAGCAATCCAATTAGGAATTAAAGGATTAATGGTAAATGTGTATGTTGATAAATGGATTGAAAAGATTACGGATATTACTGAAGATGTAAAAAAGTTGAAAGAATTAAAAGATAATAATACGCTAGACATAGGCTTACTACCAAATGAAAAAGAATATCATGTTGATGAAAATGTAAGACATATACTAGGAATGAGATAG
- the thrC gene encoding threonine synthase, producing MFYKSTRGKENLVKASEAIVRGIAEDGGLFVPESFPRIEKSFDELKEMNYKELAFYILKKYLDDFSDEELKACIDGAYDEKFENPLIAPLKYAGGAYFLELFHGKTLAFKDMALSILPYLVKTAANKTGIDKDIVILTATSGDTGKAALEGFAKVDGTKIIVFYPKDGVSEIQRRQMVTQEGDNTFVVGIEGNFDDAQNGVKDIFGDDDFNKELEDKGYMLSSANSINIGRLIPQVVYYVYSYVSLLKEGKLKAGEKINVVVPTGNFGNILAAFYAKNMGLPIERFICASNENKVLTDFINTGVYDRNREFVVTNSPSMDILISSNLERFLYEISGKDSEFISNLMSKLKTEGRYEVSEAMKDRLKEFYGDFATEEETVEAIRKVYDLSGYVIDTHTAVAYKVFEKYKNETKDDAVTVIASTASPFKFPRSVNEALNFEQKEASDFQMVETLSKNFDIKIPKGILNLESKPVIHNATCNKENMRTVIKEFLGL from the coding sequence GTGTTTTATAAAAGTACAAGGGGAAAAGAAAATTTGGTTAAAGCTTCAGAAGCTATAGTTAGGGGCATAGCTGAAGATGGAGGTTTATTTGTTCCAGAGAGCTTTCCAAGGATAGAAAAATCTTTTGATGAACTAAAAGAAATGAATTACAAGGAGTTAGCATTTTATATCTTAAAGAAATATCTTGATGATTTTTCTGATGAAGAACTTAAAGCATGCATAGATGGGGCTTATGATGAAAAGTTTGAAAATCCTCTAATAGCACCATTAAAATACGCAGGGGGAGCATATTTTTTAGAGCTTTTCCATGGAAAGACCTTAGCGTTTAAAGATATGGCTTTAAGTATACTTCCATACCTTGTTAAGACAGCAGCAAATAAAACAGGAATAGATAAGGATATAGTTATTCTTACTGCTACCTCTGGGGATACTGGTAAGGCTGCACTTGAAGGTTTTGCAAAGGTTGATGGAACTAAGATAATAGTTTTTTACCCAAAAGATGGAGTAAGTGAAATTCAAAGAAGACAGATGGTAACTCAAGAAGGGGATAACACTTTTGTCGTGGGTATAGAAGGAAATTTTGACGATGCTCAAAATGGAGTGAAAGATATATTCGGGGATGATGATTTCAATAAAGAGTTAGAGGATAAAGGATATATGCTATCTTCTGCAAACTCTATAAATATAGGAAGACTAATACCTCAAGTAGTTTACTATGTATACTCATATGTAAGTTTATTAAAAGAAGGAAAGCTTAAGGCTGGAGAAAAAATAAATGTTGTAGTACCTACAGGAAATTTTGGTAATATACTAGCTGCTTTTTATGCTAAAAATATGGGATTGCCTATAGAAAGATTTATATGTGCCTCAAATGAGAATAAGGTACTCACTGATTTTATAAATACAGGTGTTTATGATAGAAATAGAGAGTTCGTAGTTACTAATTCTCCTTCAATGGATATATTAATATCTAGTAATCTAGAGAGATTCTTATATGAGATAAGTGGTAAGGATTCAGAGTTTATAAGTAATCTTATGAGTAAATTAAAGACTGAAGGTAGATATGAAGTAAGTGAAGCTATGAAAGATAGACTTAAAGAGTTCTACGGAGACTTTGCAACAGAAGAAGAAACTGTTGAAGCAATAAGAAAAGTGTATGACTTATCAGGATATGTAATAGATACCCATACTGCTGTTGCTTATAAAGTTTTTGAAAAATATAAAAATGAAACAAAGGATGATGCTGTAACGGTAATAGCATCAACAGCTAGTCCTTTTAAGTTCCCAAGAAGTGTTAATGAAGCTCTTAATTTTGAGCAGAAAGAAGCTTCAGATTTTCAGATGGTAGAAACTCTTTCTAAGAATTTTGATATTAAGATACCTAAAGGCATATTGAACTTAGAAAGTAAACCAGTAATTCATAATGCAACATGTAATAAAGAAAATATGAGAACTGTAATTAAAGAATTTTTAGGTTTATAG
- a CDS encoding DUF6440 family protein gives MFGNNKNEKEKRFNIISDEMINFMSITVVQDSKTGVNYMITQGTEGLSVTPVLDKDGKILITEV, from the coding sequence ATGTTTGGAAATAATAAAAATGAAAAAGAAAAAAGATTTAATATTATCTCAGATGAAATGATAAATTTTATGAGTATTACTGTGGTACAAGATTCAAAGACAGGGGTTAATTATATGATAACTCAAGGTACAGAAGGTTTATCAGTTACACCTGTGCTTGACAAGGATGGGAAGATATTAATAACTGAAGTTTAG
- a CDS encoding site-specific integrase: MMCQIIEDFKMRLIEDGKSHKTIESYVGDIKAFIEFLRTKGVEFNGALQRFYVVSYKNFLVESNYEVATINKKINSIHALNRYLVTTGDMKEIVVENSKDRVKIAYGSEKQVEVCLEKKPKKITVTMDKGKMITKETMVST, translated from the coding sequence ATGATGTGTCAAATAATTGAAGATTTTAAGATGCGCCTAATAGAGGACGGTAAGAGTCATAAAACAATAGAAAGCTATGTTGGTGACATTAAGGCTTTCATAGAATTTCTGAGAACTAAAGGAGTTGAATTTAATGGTGCTTTACAACGATTCTACGTAGTAAGCTACAAGAATTTTCTAGTAGAGAGTAACTATGAGGTGGCAACAATCAATAAAAAAATAAATAGCATTCATGCATTAAATAGGTACTTAGTAACTACTGGTGATATGAAAGAAATAGTTGTAGAAAATTCTAAGGATAGAGTAAAAATTGCATATGGTTCAGAGAAACAAGTTGAGGTTTGTTTAGAGAAGAAACCGAAAAAAATAACGGTAACAATGGACAAGGGAAAAATGATAACAAAAGAAACAATGGTAAGCACTTAG
- a CDS encoding RHS repeat-associated core domain-containing protein: MTSDADGNYTNAYTYGLDRISIDKLSPDSDSKTDPLFYLYDGRGSVSDATNSLGQVKDKYRYDPYGQVNHGGFWGSNATHYENFYGYNGEDYNRLSGLEYLRARYYEPESGRFLTRDSYLGDVMQPLTLNRYAYALNNPMMYTDPSGHWPGWLDKAASAVSSFASNVVDTVSSYASKAVSYVEDAVSTGWTNVKNAYNYVADTVSGWYNSGKQTVKSYASKVEEKISSAKRDISNTANKVVQLAKPVISTINYPNEVVRKAIETVKKGCEGAKYVASQAYKYKEQILDGVQLGLDLAGFVPGVGDLLDGANGVISLARGNKSDAALSFAAMIPFAGSGATLAKLAKKGENAIEIIKTADNALDVAKDGEKALDLAKVIEKNADEISEVGTQAKSQRWLDAEEKLAKAAQGSGGSGGVDFIATSNGTAVHASQTDMINSITNAGATRIGPTSQTSEIGEIFQMNTKHGPMEIRVMPGQPGTTSAFKGPRTINTIPGTGTYVYPNGERIIGAVSKSDRKLIGHIHGQRP; encoded by the coding sequence ATGACTTCAGATGCAGATGGTAATTATACTAATGCATATACTTATGGTTTAGATAGAATATCAATAGATAAACTATCGCCAGATAGTGATTCTAAGACAGATCCATTATTCTACTTGTACGATGGAAGAGGAAGTGTATCAGATGCAACCAATTCTTTAGGACAAGTAAAAGACAAGTATAGATATGACCCATATGGACAAGTGAATCATGGTGGTTTCTGGGGAAGTAATGCAACTCATTATGAAAACTTCTATGGATATAATGGAGAGGATTATAATAGACTTAGCGGTTTAGAATATCTAAGAGCAAGATACTATGAACCTGAAAGTGGAAGATTCCTAACAAGAGACAGTTACCTAGGGGATGTAATGCAGCCACTAACCTTAAATAGGTATGCATATGCGTTAAATAACCCTATGATGTATACCGACCCAAGTGGACATTGGCCAGGCTGGCTTGATAAGGCGGCATCAGCTGTGAGTAGTTTTGCTAGTAATGTAGTTGATACTGTATCAAGTTATGCATCCAAAGCAGTATCTTATGTGGAAGATGCGGTGTCTACTGGTTGGACAAATGTTAAGAATGCCTATAACTATGTGGCTGATACTGTTAGTGGCTGGTATAACTCAGGAAAACAAACAGTGAAGTCTTATGCGTCAAAGGTAGAGGAAAAGATTTCATCAGCTAAAAGAGATATAAGTAATACAGCAAATAAGGTAGTACAACTAGCAAAGCCAGTAATTTCTACTATAAACTATCCAAATGAAGTAGTAAGAAAGGCCATAGAGACAGTAAAGAAGGGCTGTGAAGGAGCTAAGTATGTAGCAAGTCAAGCATACAAGTATAAAGAACAAATACTTGATGGAGTTCAATTAGGCTTAGATTTAGCAGGATTTGTACCAGGTGTAGGAGACCTATTAGACGGAGCTAATGGAGTAATATCCTTAGCAAGAGGAAATAAGTCTGATGCAGCTCTAAGCTTTGCAGCAATGATACCATTTGCCGGTAGCGGAGCAACATTAGCCAAACTAGCAAAAAAAGGTGAAAATGCAATTGAAATTATTAAGACTGCCGACAATGCTCTTGATGTAGCAAAAGATGGAGAAAAGGCATTAGATTTAGCTAAAGTAATAGAGAAGAATGCTGATGAGATATCTGAGGTGGGTACACAAGCTAAATCACAGAGGTGGTTAGATGCCGAGGAAAAATTAGCAAAAGCGGCACAAGGTTCAGGTGGTTCAGGAGGAGTAGACTTTATAGCAACCTCTAATGGGACTGCTGTGCATGCTAGTCAAACAGATATGATTAATAGTATAACCAATGCAGGTGCTACAAGAATTGGACCTACTAGTCAAACAAGTGAGATTGGTGAAATATTTCAAATGAATACGAAACATGGTCCGATGGAAATTCGTGTAATGCCAGGACAACCAGGTACTACAAGTGCATTTAAAGGACCAAGAACAATCAATACTATACCTGGTACAGGAACGTATGTGTATCCTAATGGCGAAAGGATTATAGGAGCAGTATCTAAAAGTGATAGAAAATTAATAGGTCATATTCATGGACAAAGACCTTAA
- a CDS encoding RHS repeat-associated core domain-containing protein, whose amino-acid sequence MTSDADGNYTNAYTYGLDRISIDKLSPDSDAKTDPLFYLYDGRGSVSVATNSLGQVRDKYRYDPYGQVKHGGFWGSNATHYENFYGYNGEDYNRLSGLDYLRARYYEPESGRFLTRDSYLGDVMQPLTLNRYAYALNNPMMYTDPSGHWPGWLDKAASAVSSFASNVVDTVANTISKLKDYVRDRIADTNYFNPPDEGNKNGYTNKPVTVPKFPENPLEVSKKNTTNSNRVNSCFSQPQITTRNYSNEVVRKVMDTVKKSCEGTQFLGSQNYDYKEKVTQGTGSQTLGDVIKANPGSYKYDTSATGWYLTQQYYASWYYGSKAYERLDEGALSHNSYLMFKLDELRRSGKDLSKLTVDEVDELSFKNASFWNKADQVGMAVIGGVTAYSSYKSGGNMPSNSIQESSNYGTNGAGNPKLYRKMSVAEAEATLESGIQPAIRGADPTKWTSESLEKVKEFDNKIVKPGTEEVIVEFEMNPEYYKNMQETAVPQRGSKGNPNVKYHYEGLEINGPYKNYGITPEQIDIFNKNILNIKIIQ is encoded by the coding sequence ATGACTTCAGATGCAGATGGAAACTACACTAATGCATATACTTATGGTTTAGACAGAATATCAATAGATAAACTATCACCAGATAGTGATGCTAAGACTGATCCATTATTTTACTTATACGATGGAAGAGGCAGTGTATCCGTTGCAACCAATTCTTTAGGACAAGTAAGAGATAAATATAGATACGACCCATATGGACAAGTTAAACATGGGGGCTTTTGGGGAAGTAATGCAACTCATTATGAAAACTTCTACGGATACAACGGAGAAGATTATAATAGACTTAGCGGCTTAGACTATCTAAGAGCAAGATACTATGAACCTGAAAGTGGAAGGTTCTTAACAAGAGACAGTTACCTAGGGGATGTAATGCAGCCACTAACCTTAAATAGGTATGCATATGCATTAAATAACCCTATGATGTATACCGACCCAAGTGGACACTGGCCAGGATGGCTTGATAAGGCTGCATCAGCTGTGAGTAGTTTTGCTAGTAATGTAGTTGATACTGTGGCAAATACTATATCAAAACTTAAAGATTATGTGAGGGATCGTATAGCTGATACTAATTACTTTAATCCACCAGATGAAGGTAACAAAAATGGTTATACTAATAAACCTGTAACTGTACCTAAGTTCCCAGAAAATCCATTAGAGGTAAGTAAGAAAAATACAACTAATTCCAATAGAGTGAATTCATGTTTCTCACAACCTCAAATTACTACAAGGAATTACTCAAACGAGGTAGTAAGAAAGGTAATGGATACCGTAAAGAAGAGCTGTGAAGGAACTCAGTTTCTTGGAAGTCAGAACTATGATTATAAGGAAAAGGTAACTCAGGGAACAGGTAGTCAAACTTTAGGTGATGTAATTAAAGCAAATCCAGGAAGTTACAAGTATGATACTAGTGCTACGGGATGGTATTTAACACAGCAATATTATGCTTCGTGGTATTACGGAAGTAAAGCTTATGAGAGACTTGATGAGGGTGCTTTATCTCATAACTCATATTTAATGTTTAAGTTAGATGAATTAAGACGAAGTGGTAAAGATTTATCTAAGTTGACTGTAGATGAAGTAGATGAGTTAAGCTTTAAAAATGCAAGTTTCTGGAACAAAGCAGATCAGGTTGGCATGGCTGTAATAGGAGGCGTAACTGCTTATAGCTCATACAAAAGCGGTGGTAATATGCCTTCAAATTCCATTCAAGAGTCTAGTAATTATGGTACTAATGGGGCGGGTAACCCTAAACTCTATAGAAAAATGAGTGTTGCTGAAGCTGAAGCAACTCTTGAAAGTGGAATACAACCAGCGATACGTGGAGCAGACCCTACTAAATGGACATCAGAAAGTTTGGAGAAAGTTAAAGAGTTTGATAATAAGATCGTGAAACCTGGAACAGAAGAGGTCATTGTAGAGTTTGAGATGAATCCAGAATATTATAAGAATATGCAAGAAACTGCAGTTCCACAACGTGGGTCAAAAGGTAATCCAAATGTAAAATATCATTATGAGGGCTTAGAAATTAATGGTCCATATAAGAATTATGGTATTACACCGGAGCAAATCGATATATTTAATAAGAATATATTAAATATAAAAATTATACAATAA
- a CDS encoding CPCC family cysteine-rich protein, giving the protein MERIKAITIICEQELTMLTKEKREELLIDWWGIDSEDSEFEALPETLQTELLEYDEPCFDVMETRYNPLLIEALKQKFVGVKNEYLSMRLSVILRENVVVEGQPESLSVCPCCQYKTLKERGQYTICPVCFWEDDGNDEASRYSSSNHMTLEQGRTNFHNYGAAMEVGLAGIETDAKKRYYKKSIQ; this is encoded by the coding sequence TTGGAGAGAATTAAAGCTATTACAATAATTTGCGAGCAGGAACTAACAATGCTTACTAAAGAAAAACGTGAAGAATTGCTAATTGATTGGTGGGGAATTGATAGTGAAGATTCAGAATTTGAGGCATTACCAGAAACACTGCAGACAGAGCTTCTTGAGTATGATGAGCCGTGTTTTGATGTTATGGAAACAAGATATAATCCTTTATTGATAGAAGCATTAAAACAGAAGTTTGTAGGCGTGAAAAACGAGTATTTATCTATGAGGCTTTCAGTAATATTAAGAGAAAATGTTGTCGTTGAGGGTCAACCGGAGAGTTTATCAGTATGTCCGTGTTGCCAATACAAAACGTTGAAAGAACGAGGACAGTATACAATTTGCCCAGTCTGTTTTTGGGAAGACGATGGGAACGATGAAGCTTCTAGATATAGTTCTTCTAATCACATGACTCTAGAACAAGGGAGAACTAATTTTCATAACTATGGCGCTGCTATGGAAGTGGGATTAGCTGGTATTGAAACTGATGCAAAAAAACGTTATTATAAGAAATCTATCCAATAA